The Xenorhabdus doucetiae genome has a window encoding:
- a CDS encoding TetR/AcrR family transcriptional regulator, translating to MKAQKTQQYILKQSLSVFIKKGYNQVTMTDIISECGLSRGGVYRYFQSTKEVFIALVRQMNSDLAENGVKDFTEYLENEKKALLNIRNTIRVAGYEFMIQESQKDDSHIAREIYHSNIRIIIQLTGLDQKQAEQIFLILEGLTVMALTGILTIELIDTHFNYLTELALKK from the coding sequence ATGAAAGCACAAAAAACACAACAATATATCTTAAAACAATCACTGAGTGTTTTTATTAAAAAAGGTTATAATCAAGTCACAATGACGGATATTATCAGTGAATGCGGTCTCAGCCGAGGTGGCGTTTATCGTTACTTCCAATCGACTAAAGAAGTTTTCATCGCACTAGTGCGCCAAATGAATTCAGACCTGGCAGAAAATGGGGTTAAAGATTTCACTGAATATTTAGAAAATGAGAAAAAAGCCCTATTGAATATTCGCAATACTATTCGAGTCGCTGGATATGAGTTTATGATCCAAGAATCACAAAAAGATGATAGCCATATAGCACGTGAGATATATCATTCCAATATTCGCATCATTATACAATTGACGGGTCTTGACCAAAAGCAAGCAGAACAAATCTTTCTGATTCTGGAAGGGCTCACGGTAATGGCTCTAACCGGCATTCTAACCATTGAATTGATCGACACTCATTTTAATTACCTTACTGAATTGGCCTTAAAAAAATAA
- a CDS encoding LysR family transcriptional regulator, protein MQSLIWDDIRIFLAVVRAGTISKAAELLGIGVATVSRKIERLENTFGMPLFLRHQAGYRLTEDGAELLEKAKTMESAASSFLFEADIRAAIAGSVRLATLETLANYLIMPNLPALQKNHPNLTLEITTDIYPVNLHRRDADLALRIIRPEQGHVNVRQLGTLGFGLYGSETYLATCPSGIFRDEYSDAHFIGWINEYSQLPSVNWLKQALQGRPLSVATTSICSQIAAANAGLGLAVLPHIAANDTGLTCISPDLGIDKPIWLVIQSDLAHSPRIRKVADFLADVVFQNQAKLSGQT, encoded by the coding sequence ATGCAATCACTGATTTGGGATGACATTAGAATATTCTTGGCAGTCGTGAGAGCAGGTACGATCAGTAAAGCGGCCGAGCTTCTTGGTATTGGTGTAGCAACCGTTTCGAGAAAAATTGAACGTCTGGAAAATACCTTCGGAATGCCGTTATTTCTGCGGCATCAAGCGGGTTATCGGCTAACGGAAGATGGCGCAGAATTGCTGGAAAAAGCCAAAACTATGGAGAGCGCTGCAAGTTCATTTTTATTTGAAGCCGATATACGGGCGGCTATTGCCGGAAGTGTACGCCTTGCGACACTCGAAACATTGGCCAATTATTTAATTATGCCAAACTTGCCGGCTCTACAAAAAAATCATCCAAACCTGACATTAGAAATCACAACAGATATCTATCCGGTGAATCTTCACCGCCGTGATGCCGATTTAGCTCTTCGTATTATCAGGCCGGAGCAAGGCCATGTTAATGTCCGACAACTGGGAACCTTAGGGTTTGGTCTCTATGGAAGCGAAACCTATTTGGCTACCTGCCCTTCCGGTATATTTAGGGATGAATACAGCGACGCACATTTTATCGGCTGGATAAATGAGTATTCGCAACTTCCTTCAGTTAATTGGCTTAAACAAGCCCTGCAAGGGCGCCCACTTTCGGTTGCAACAACATCGATTTGTTCTCAAATTGCAGCGGCAAATGCGGGTTTGGGATTAGCCGTACTACCTCATATTGCAGCCAATGACACTGGGCTGACTTGTATTTCGCCTGATTTGGGCATAGATAAACCCATCTGGCTGGTTATTCAATCTGATTTAGCTCATTCTCCCAGAATACGAAAAGTTGCAGACTTTTTGGCAGATGTAGTTTTTCAAAATCAAGCTAAACTTTCAGGTCAAACATAG
- a CDS encoding DMT family transporter, which yields MRTTPQLAIALTLIATFFWGSNFQVTKFALASLPPWTASVERFFYAVICIFIFLAWKEGIHGKVLKQNWWTFIVLGAIGVAGFNGAFFVGLQSSNPVTAALIVATTPISANILEAIINRRLPGLLRVVGMVISLLGVALVITNGELNLGGMAQVVTGDILIFIGSLGWSIYTVGTRVLVKDATPLETTSWTMLFGAIILVFIAFFVESPVTALSSATFESHLACLYIGIGGSTIAYLFWNMGVAIRGAGKTAIFFNFVPIFALIIQVMMGNIPSLPQVIGVVITIVGVFLGQGSITGDKLFKGILSNR from the coding sequence ATGAGAACGACACCACAGTTAGCGATTGCGCTAACATTAATTGCAACATTCTTTTGGGGATCAAATTTTCAGGTAACGAAATTTGCACTGGCAAGTTTGCCACCGTGGACAGCTTCTGTTGAACGTTTTTTCTACGCGGTGATCTGTATTTTTATTTTCTTGGCATGGAAAGAAGGGATTCACGGCAAGGTCTTGAAACAAAATTGGTGGACATTTATTGTGCTTGGCGCGATTGGCGTGGCGGGATTTAATGGGGCATTTTTTGTTGGTCTGCAAAGTTCCAATCCCGTCACGGCAGCCCTGATTGTGGCAACGACGCCTATCTCTGCCAATATACTGGAGGCTATTATAAATCGTCGGTTACCTGGATTACTGCGAGTTGTGGGTATGGTGATCAGTTTGTTGGGGGTTGCTTTGGTTATTACCAACGGTGAATTGAACTTAGGTGGTATGGCTCAGGTGGTCACCGGCGATATTCTTATTTTTATCGGCAGCCTTGGTTGGTCAATTTACACCGTAGGAACACGGGTACTTGTCAAAGATGCGACACCATTGGAAACGACTAGCTGGACGATGCTTTTTGGTGCGATCATATTGGTGTTTATTGCGTTTTTTGTAGAATCACCGGTTACTGCATTATCTTCCGCAACATTTGAAAGTCATTTGGCCTGTCTTTATATAGGTATTGGGGGTTCCACTATTGCCTATCTTTTTTGGAATATGGGCGTTGCTATTCGTGGGGCAGGAAAGACGGCGATATTTTTTAACTTTGTGCCCATTTTTGCACTTATTATACAGGTAATGATGGGAAATATACCCAGTTTGCCACAAGTGATTGGTGTTGTTATTACTATCGTAGGCGTATTTTTGGGACAGGGAAGTATCACCGGGGATAAACTATTTAAAGGTATTTTAAGCAATCGTTAG
- a CDS encoding GFA family protein, translating into MMNQGRCLCGAVNVKTHQRIEDINVCHCETCQKWNGGPFLSVDCQDDLKIEGIENISTYSSSEWAERAFCKKCGTHLFYHLHHPSTYYVPVALFDNGNPGKLSRQIYVDSKPAYYNFVEKTPMLTKEDILNLFK; encoded by the coding sequence ATGATGAATCAAGGTCGTTGTTTATGCGGTGCAGTAAATGTGAAAACCCATCAACGGATTGAAGATATTAACGTATGCCATTGTGAGACATGTCAAAAATGGAATGGCGGTCCATTTTTATCTGTAGACTGTCAGGACGATTTAAAAATAGAAGGAATTGAAAACATTTCAACATATTCATCATCCGAATGGGCAGAGCGAGCTTTTTGTAAAAAATGCGGCACACATCTTTTCTACCATTTACACCATCCAAGTACTTATTATGTTCCGGTTGCTTTGTTTGATAATGGTAACCCTGGTAAATTATCTCGTCAAATTTATGTGGATAGCAAGCCAGCGTATTATAATTTTGTTGAAAAAACCCCGATGCTGACTAAAGAAGATATTCTTAACTTATTTAAATAA
- the uvrY gene encoding UvrY/SirA/GacA family response regulator transcription factor, translating to MISVLLVDDHELVRIGVKGILDDVKGIKVVGEASSGEDAVRWCRSNSTDVVIMDMGMPGMGGLEAAKKIIRYSPDTRVIMLTIHTESSLPTKVMQAGIRGYLSKAATPQDMVNAIRAVYAGQRYISPDIAQQMALDQLSPQKENPLDELSERELQIMIMITQGRKVNEISTLLNLSPKTVNSYRYRMFSKLNIKGDVELTHMAIRCGLFDAQNRVTHGG from the coding sequence TTGATTAGTGTCTTATTAGTTGATGACCATGAACTGGTTCGCATTGGTGTAAAAGGCATCCTTGATGATGTAAAAGGAATTAAAGTCGTAGGAGAAGCCAGCAGTGGAGAAGATGCGGTCAGATGGTGTAGATCAAACAGCACGGATGTTGTCATTATGGATATGGGAATGCCTGGTATGGGAGGGCTGGAAGCAGCCAAGAAAATCATCCGTTATTCGCCTGACACACGAGTGATTATGCTAACTATCCATACTGAAAGTTCTTTGCCTACGAAAGTGATGCAGGCAGGGATCAGGGGATATTTGAGCAAGGCTGCAACTCCTCAGGATATGGTCAATGCAATTCGGGCTGTTTATGCCGGGCAGCGTTACATTTCCCCAGATATTGCCCAGCAGATGGCGCTCGATCAGTTATCACCGCAAAAAGAAAACCCGTTGGATGAACTCTCCGAGCGGGAATTGCAGATCATGATAATGATAACTCAGGGGCGTAAAGTGAATGAGATTTCTACGTTGCTTAATTTGAGTCCCAAAACGGTAAATAGTTATCGTTATAGGATGTTCAGTAAACTAAATATCAAAGGTGATGTAGAATTGACCCATATGGCGATACGCTGTGGATTATTTGATGCCCAGAATAGGGTAACTCACGGTGGATAA
- the uvrC gene encoding excinuclease ABC subunit UvrC: MVELFDSKEFLKTVTSQPGVYRMYDITGTVIYVGKAKDLKKRLSSYFRAQVSSRKTESLVKNIVQIDVTVTHSETEALLLEHNYIKLHQPRYNVLLRDDKSYPYIFLSSDTHPRLTLYRGAKHAKGEYFGPFPNSHAVRDTLVLLQKLFPIRQCEDSVYRNRSRPCLQYQIGRCLAPCVKGFVTDEEYQQQVEYVRLFLAGKDQQVLNELVGKMEQASQQLKFEDAARYRDQIQAVRQVTERQFVSGEGDDLDVISVAFDAGMACVHVLFIRQGKILGSRSYYPKIPADTKLDEVVQTFLGQFYLQGSQNRTLPTEILLDFALPEKELLEASLSEISGRKISIQSRPRGDRARYLKLARTNAATALITKLSQQSTTHQRLESLAAFVGLEKIQRMECFDISHTMGEQTVASCVVFDGNGPVRAEYRRYNITGITPGDDYAAMNQVLRRRYSKAIDQTKIPDIIFIDGGKGQLARAIGVFDSLEVEWNKTHPKLIGVAKGSDRKAGLETLFFKAEGEGMALPPDSPALHVIQHIRDESHNHAITGHRQRREKVKKTSTLESIDGIGPKRRQMLLKYMGGLQPLRNASVEEIAKVPSISYALAEKIYNALKH, translated from the coding sequence GTGGTGGAACTATTTGATTCAAAGGAATTTTTAAAAACAGTCACCAGCCAGCCGGGTGTCTACCGTATGTATGATATCACTGGCACAGTGATCTATGTTGGTAAGGCCAAGGATCTAAAAAAACGGTTATCTAGCTACTTTCGGGCACAAGTCAGCAGTCGCAAAACAGAATCCTTGGTGAAAAATATCGTCCAGATAGATGTCACCGTTACCCACTCAGAAACAGAAGCGCTTCTGCTCGAACATAACTACATCAAGTTGCATCAGCCTCGCTACAATGTACTGTTGAGAGATGATAAATCTTATCCTTATATTTTCCTGAGTAGTGATACCCATCCCCGTCTAACTCTGTATCGTGGAGCCAAGCATGCGAAGGGCGAATACTTCGGCCCATTCCCTAATTCTCATGCAGTACGTGACACTTTGGTTTTATTGCAAAAACTATTCCCTATTCGCCAATGCGAAGACAGCGTGTATCGCAATCGTTCAAGGCCTTGTTTGCAATATCAGATTGGCCGCTGTCTTGCTCCGTGTGTTAAGGGATTCGTCACGGATGAAGAATATCAGCAGCAAGTTGAATATGTTCGCTTATTTTTGGCGGGGAAAGATCAGCAAGTATTGAATGAACTGGTTGGAAAAATGGAACAAGCGAGTCAACAGCTCAAATTTGAAGACGCTGCTCGTTATCGCGATCAGATCCAAGCCGTACGGCAAGTGACTGAGCGACAATTTGTTTCCGGAGAAGGTGATGATCTTGATGTTATCAGTGTCGCTTTCGACGCGGGGATGGCTTGTGTACATGTTTTATTTATCCGGCAGGGAAAAATATTGGGTAGCCGAAGTTATTATCCCAAAATTCCGGCTGATACGAAATTAGATGAAGTCGTACAGACTTTCTTGGGTCAATTTTATCTTCAGGGAAGCCAAAACAGGACGTTGCCGACAGAAATTTTGTTGGACTTTGCACTACCTGAAAAAGAACTGTTGGAAGCATCACTTTCTGAAATATCGGGCAGAAAAATCTCTATCCAGTCACGGCCAAGGGGCGATAGGGCGCGTTACCTAAAATTGGCACGCACCAACGCCGCAACAGCCTTGATAACCAAACTTTCCCAACAATCGACAACTCATCAGCGATTGGAATCACTGGCGGCATTTGTCGGTCTTGAAAAAATCCAACGTATGGAATGTTTCGATATCAGCCATACGATGGGAGAACAAACGGTTGCCTCTTGTGTTGTTTTTGATGGTAATGGGCCAGTTCGTGCAGAATACCGCCGCTATAATATTACCGGCATCACTCCGGGAGATGATTATGCTGCGATGAACCAAGTTTTGCGCCGTCGATATAGCAAAGCGATCGATCAAACAAAAATCCCGGACATTATCTTTATTGACGGTGGTAAAGGGCAGCTTGCACGTGCGATTGGCGTTTTTGATTCTCTGGAGGTTGAATGGAATAAAACGCATCCTAAGCTGATTGGTGTTGCGAAAGGTAGTGATCGTAAGGCGGGGTTGGAAACGCTGTTTTTTAAAGCGGAAGGAGAGGGAATGGCACTTCCTCCTGACTCTCCGGCGTTACATGTTATTCAACATATTCGTGATGAATCTCACAACCATGCCATCACAGGGCATCGTCAGCGTCGGGAAAAAGTGAAAAAGACCAGTACATTGGAGTCAATAGATGGTATTGGGCCAAAACGTAGACAAATGTTACTTAAATATATGGGTGGATTGCAGCCTTTACGCAACGCAAGTGTAGAAGAGATCGCAAAAGTGCCTTCTATTTCTTACGCACTGGCAGAAAAAATCTATAATGCGTTGAAACACTAA
- the pgsA gene encoding CDP-diacylglycerol--glycerol-3-phosphate 3-phosphatidyltransferase produces MQLNIPTWLTLFRIALIPFFVLAFYLPFQWAPMLCAIIFIIAAATDWFDGFLARLWKQTTRFGAFLDPVADKVMVATALVLIAEHYHTWWITLPAATMIAREIIISSLREWMAELGKRSSVAVSWMGKIKTTAQMAALVALLWRPCIEFEVGGFVLLYAAAVLTFWSMFQYLSAAWDDLREG; encoded by the coding sequence ATGCAATTGAATATTCCAACATGGCTTACCCTGTTCCGTATTGCCTTAATTCCGTTCTTTGTTTTGGCATTTTACCTGCCATTCCAATGGGCACCGATGTTATGTGCCATTATCTTTATTATCGCCGCTGCAACAGATTGGTTTGATGGTTTCCTTGCCCGTTTGTGGAAACAGACAACACGTTTTGGCGCATTTCTTGATCCGGTGGCGGATAAAGTGATGGTTGCTACTGCGCTGGTACTGATTGCAGAACATTACCACACGTGGTGGATCACACTGCCTGCCGCGACCATGATTGCGCGTGAAATCATAATATCCTCTCTGCGTGAGTGGATGGCGGAATTGGGAAAACGCAGTAGTGTAGCGGTTTCTTGGATGGGAAAAATAAAAACCACAGCACAAATGGCGGCATTGGTTGCTTTATTATGGCGCCCTTGTATTGAATTTGAAGTAGGCGGATTCGTCTTATTATATGCCGCTGCGGTCCTGACGTTCTGGTCAATGTTTCAATATTTGAGCGCTGCATGGGATGATTTGCGTGAAGGGTGA
- a CDS encoding tyrosine-type recombinase/integrase, with translation MKLNARQIETAKPKEKTYKLADGGGLYLEVTSRGSKYWRMKYRRPTDKKEDRLAFGVYPIVSLADARAKRDEAKKLIAQGSDPKAEKRGAQAESKGAPPFEQVAREWHASNKRWSEDHSNRILRSLEHYIFPHIGKLDISTLRTSQLLAPIKSVDADGKHDIAQRLQQRVTSIMRYAVQNDILESNPANDMAGALSTVKSKHHPALPHERLPEFLTRISRYRGRLITRIALELTLLTFVRSSELRFARWEELDLENAVWKIPATREAIEGVKFSERGMKMKTEHIVPLSRQAVSLFKTLQGLSGECEVMFPNDHDPTKVMSESTVNNALRGMGYDTKTEVCGHGFRTMARGAMGESGLWNDDAIERQLSHVERKNVRAAYIHTSKHLDERRLMVQWWADYLDANREKYITPYDFAKKRRK, from the coding sequence ATGAAACTAAACGCACGACAAATCGAAACAGCAAAACCCAAAGAGAAAACCTATAAGCTTGCTGATGGTGGCGGCCTGTATTTGGAGGTCACTTCTCGCGGTTCTAAATACTGGCGCATGAAGTACCGCCGCCCTACCGATAAGAAAGAAGATCGACTGGCTTTTGGTGTTTATCCTATAGTGTCTTTAGCTGATGCGCGAGCTAAACGGGATGAAGCCAAAAAACTCATAGCCCAAGGTTCTGACCCCAAAGCAGAGAAAAGAGGGGCACAAGCCGAATCAAAAGGGGCACCTCCTTTTGAACAAGTAGCCCGAGAATGGCACGCCAGCAATAAGCGGTGGAGTGAAGATCACAGCAATCGCATTCTGCGCAGCCTTGAGCACTATATTTTTCCTCATATTGGCAAGCTCGATATTTCCACTTTAAGAACAAGCCAACTTTTAGCGCCTATCAAATCCGTTGATGCTGATGGTAAACACGATATCGCCCAGCGATTACAGCAACGTGTGACATCCATCATGCGATATGCTGTTCAGAATGATATTCTTGAATCTAATCCAGCCAATGATATGGCGGGTGCTCTCAGCACAGTAAAATCTAAGCATCATCCCGCATTACCTCATGAACGCTTACCTGAATTTTTGACCCGTATTTCTCGCTATCGTGGGCGTTTGATTACCAGAATTGCATTGGAATTAACTTTATTGACGTTTGTCCGTTCCAGTGAGTTGAGATTTGCCCGTTGGGAAGAACTCGATCTTGAAAATGCTGTCTGGAAAATCCCGGCCACAAGAGAAGCCATTGAAGGCGTTAAATTCTCCGAACGGGGTATGAAAATGAAAACTGAGCATATTGTGCCGCTGAGTCGTCAGGCCGTATCTCTCTTTAAAACCTTGCAGGGTTTGAGTGGAGAATGTGAGGTCATGTTCCCTAATGACCATGATCCAACAAAAGTCATGAGCGAAAGTACCGTGAATAATGCCTTACGTGGTATGGGTTACGACACCAAAACAGAAGTTTGTGGTCATGGATTTAGAACAATGGCGCGTGGTGCGATGGGCGAATCGGGATTATGGAACGATGACGCAATAGAACGCCAGTTAAGCCATGTGGAAAGGAAAAATGTTCGGGCTGCATATATTCATACTTCTAAACATTTGGACGAGCGACGGTTAATGGTTCAATGGTGGGCTGATTATCTGGATGCCAACAGGGAAAAGTACATAACACCGTATGACTTTGCTAAGAAACGCCGGAAATAG
- a CDS encoding helix-turn-helix transcriptional regulator, whose protein sequence is MLSINTSKESLIRLSEVQRRTGYSKAWIYRLIADDKFPKQVKIGSRSVAFLESEIDGWIDQRIAESRGEVVQ, encoded by the coding sequence ATGCTATCTATCAATACATCTAAAGAAAGTCTTATCCGTTTATCAGAAGTTCAGCGCAGAACAGGTTACAGCAAGGCGTGGATCTACAGACTTATTGCCGATGATAAATTTCCGAAGCAGGTTAAAATTGGGTCACGTTCAGTCGCTTTTCTTGAATCAGAAATTGATGGCTGGATAGATCAGCGTATCGCTGAATCTCGCGGCGAGGTAGTTCAATGA
- a CDS encoding AlpA family phage regulatory protein, with translation MKVYDSPTDEGRRYILAAYGESERRIREAERRRLTSISRGHCYKLENLGLFPPRCHFGRNSCGWLLSDILWWIRNPPVIENINNPYSRKKQ, from the coding sequence ATGAAAGTATATGATTCACCTACTGATGAAGGTAGGCGTTATATTCTTGCTGCCTATGGTGAATCCGAGCGAAGAATAAGAGAAGCAGAACGAAGAAGATTAACCAGCATATCAAGAGGACATTGCTATAAATTAGAAAATTTAGGTTTATTTCCCCCTCGCTGCCATTTCGGGCGTAATTCCTGTGGGTGGCTTTTAAGTGATATTTTATGGTGGATACGTAATCCGCCAGTAATAGAGAATATTAATAATCCATACAGCCGAAAAAAACAGTAA
- a CDS encoding DUF6402 family protein produces the protein MSILKTKTVKGGANTDLEYDKISLNQLPDIMNKMGWEMASKLMREWFNRPLFEMDDNLRKKYILGKATDIPKEHYNDSIVKMEWALKYERVQDAINELIITRLGNDKSNGRLFGPLLERNKEMNPSSNKIYIGYNDDIIDIDFTTQINSLDFGGKFDTNDDFKGAIGASNMELCVRGYYDLSQKKKKFLVDQIGFFIKDAYNFSGGHEPLGIWGREGMLPLSESPKYLTSFFGEEWGKLYREYYGFVPVFNRDFREWQKIHGEGGDYIVFSDVHWMAPPAHLKVMYENS, from the coding sequence ATGAGCATTTTAAAAACTAAAACTGTTAAAGGTGGAGCTAATACAGATCTTGAGTATGATAAAATATCTCTTAACCAACTTCCCGACATCATGAATAAAATGGGATGGGAAATGGCATCAAAATTAATGCGAGAGTGGTTTAATAGGCCACTTTTTGAAATGGACGATAATTTAAGGAAGAAGTATATTTTAGGAAAAGCAACGGATATACCTAAAGAACATTACAATGATTCAATTGTAAAAATGGAATGGGCATTAAAGTATGAGCGAGTACAAGATGCAATTAATGAATTAATTATTACTAGATTGGGTAACGATAAAAGTAATGGAAGGCTTTTTGGTCCATTATTAGAAAGAAATAAAGAGATGAATCCTTCGTCAAATAAAATTTATATAGGCTATAATGATGACATAATTGACATAGACTTTACCACTCAAATTAACTCTCTGGATTTTGGTGGGAAGTTTGATACTAATGACGATTTTAAGGGAGCTATCGGGGCAAGCAATATGGAGCTTTGTGTCCGAGGATACTATGATTTATCACAGAAAAAAAAGAAATTCTTAGTGGATCAAATAGGTTTTTTCATTAAGGATGCTTATAACTTCTCTGGAGGTCATGAACCGTTAGGTATTTGGGGGCGTGAAGGTATGCTTCCTCTTAGTGAATCTCCTAAGTATTTGACCAGTTTTTTTGGTGAAGAGTGGGGTAAGCTATATAGAGAGTATTACGGGTTTGTTCCGGTTTTTAATAGGGATTTTAGAGAATGGCAGAAAATACATGGTGAAGGTGGAGATTATATTGTTTTCTCAGATGTACATTGGATGGCTCCGCCTGCCCATTTAAAGGTCATGTATGAAAATAGTTAA
- a CDS encoding DUF6201 family protein produces MKIVKYIKHIVITAIFLWWFFLSHVTFFFSYKNFEMNNGDFIAKYYYVLPVNIIGIYSWIFHYQPEYVVLYDKEYNYIGQSSPFCLSNGIAGGEHILPEKKLMSKNKYYAYLNVSGGRCQDEYTIPVKEKKWWSQILQYFHL; encoded by the coding sequence ATGAAAATAGTTAAATACATAAAGCATATCGTAATTACTGCAATTTTTCTATGGTGGTTTTTTTTATCACATGTAACATTCTTTTTTTCATATAAAAACTTTGAAATGAATAATGGTGATTTTATAGCAAAATATTATTATGTGTTACCAGTAAATATCATTGGAATATATTCATGGATTTTTCACTATCAGCCTGAATACGTCGTTCTTTATGATAAAGAATATAATTATATAGGGCAAAGCTCCCCATTTTGTCTCTCAAATGGAATTGCGGGAGGTGAACATATTTTACCTGAAAAGAAACTCATGAGTAAAAATAAATATTACGCTTATTTGAATGTATCTGGTGGTCGTTGTCAGGATGAATACACCATACCAGTGAAAGAAAAAAAATGGTGGAGTCAAATCCTCCAATACTTCCATTTGTAA
- a CDS encoding phage major capsid protein — translation MKKLLELRQQKATFTEQMRSLLTKAETEKRSLTEDEAKQFDELRSQSDALNAEIARYESIADEECHQAKIQPTSEKLSNDELRHYIVTGETRTLSTGVPSEGGYTVIPELNRQIMQQLADESVMRRICTLKTTRSNEYKQLVSVGGAAVAHGEEGKARGETSTPKMEEVSIKLFPIYAYPKTTQEIIDFSDVDILGWLTAEIADTFVDTEETDLVSGDGSKKAKGFLSYPRDSQADKTRAFGTLQKLEVATLEADSLIDLKFLLKNKYRKNAVWVMNSTTAAKVQKLKNGNGDYIWRERLQAGDPDMLLGLPVHYLEFMPDNVIGLGDFKRGYFIVDHETGTRTRPDNITEPGFYKVHTDKYLGGGLVDSNAIKVLELKAGK, via the coding sequence ATGAAAAAGCTACTTGAATTACGCCAGCAAAAGGCAACCTTCACTGAACAAATGCGCTCCCTGCTCACTAAAGCCGAAACTGAAAAACGCTCATTGACCGAAGATGAAGCTAAACAGTTCGACGAACTGCGCAGCCAGTCCGATGCACTGAACGCCGAAATTGCCCGCTATGAGTCAATTGCTGATGAAGAATGCCATCAGGCGAAGATCCAGCCGACCAGTGAAAAACTCAGCAACGACGAACTGCGCCACTATATCGTGACTGGTGAAACCCGTACTTTGTCTACGGGTGTGCCGTCCGAGGGCGGCTATACCGTTATTCCTGAGCTAAACAGGCAGATTATGCAGCAATTGGCGGATGAGTCGGTTATGCGCCGGATCTGTACCCTCAAGACTACGCGCAGCAACGAATACAAACAGTTGGTTTCAGTCGGTGGGGCAGCGGTGGCACACGGGGAAGAGGGTAAGGCACGCGGTGAGACGTCCACGCCGAAGATGGAAGAGGTCAGTATTAAGCTGTTCCCGATCTACGCTTACCCCAAAACCACGCAAGAAATCATCGATTTTAGCGACGTGGATATCTTGGGCTGGCTGACTGCTGAGATTGCCGACACCTTTGTGGATACCGAAGAAACGGATCTTGTCAGTGGTGACGGCAGCAAAAAAGCCAAGGGCTTCCTGTCTTATCCCCGTGATTCCCAAGCCGACAAAACGCGCGCTTTCGGCACCCTGCAAAAGCTGGAGGTCGCCACCCTTGAGGCCGACAGCCTGATTGACCTTAAGTTTTTGCTTAAGAACAAGTACCGCAAGAATGCTGTCTGGGTGATGAACTCCACGACCGCCGCCAAGGTGCAGAAGCTGAAAAACGGCAACGGGGATTATATCTGGCGGGAACGTTTGCAAGCCGGTGATCCCGATATGCTGCTGGGCTTGCCTGTCCACTATCTCGAATTTATGCCGGATAACGTTATCGGTCTGGGTGACTTCAAGCGCGGTTACTTCATTGTTGACCATGAAACAGGCACCCGCACCCGTCCCGACAATATCACCGAACCGGGATTTTATAAGGTGCACACTGATAAGTATCTGGGTGGCGGTTTGGTGGACTCCAACGCAATCAAGGTGCTGGAACTGAAAGCCGGCAAATAA